The Lycium barbarum isolate Lr01 chromosome 4, ASM1917538v2, whole genome shotgun sequence nucleotide sequence aattatatattttttttttttgcatttcgtgtattaaaaaacgaaataggataaaaaaaaaatattttcgttcatataaaaacgaaattggaaaattggacaaaatatattttccaatttcgtttttatatgaacaaaattatttttttttcatcctatttcgttttttaatacacgaaatgcaaaaaaaaataattataatttcctatttcgtttttttattcacgaaatgccaaaacaaacaaaaaaaaaacatatttcgttgattaattcacgaaatgcaaaaaaaaaaaaaacagttttgttcatattttttaatttttaaattaaataatatatgtgtccaatcacaaaatgtcatttggctttttaaaagagttaattttaactttgttagtttgaggggtatatttgagccaaaaataaactttaagggtatttttagaccaaaaggtggaaggagggtatttatgagcctttttcaataggttaagggtatttatgagccttttccgtttaaattataatctctctccattaaatgtttactctatttatgtgtttcATTTCCATAAATGACAAAATTCTATTAAAAGTAAAGTGAGAAAAAAATCTATTAAAAGTAAAGTAAGAAAAAATTCATTAATTTTGCTTTAAAGTTCTAAATTGACAAATAATATGgaataactatttttagtaatcataacaaaTTATTTGAGACAGAGGGAGGGAGCTGTAAGATAGTAGAAATTACGCTGGTTGAATTGTAAAAAGGTGCCTACTTTAAAAGTGCCACCTCTCAGCAATAAAATAAGAGGATATTTGACACTAGATGCTCCACATATGGGGCAAAAGCACTAGGGTAGCTCTATAGTGACATTTATCTATTCTATTaggaaaaaaattagaaaaagaacGCTTTAAAAAAATGGCaattactgaggaagaagagaaCTTGATAAATCATTTGCCAAAATGTTATACAAAGGGTGGTCTCAAAACAATGCCTTTCATCATAGGTCATGCAAAATCTTTATGGTGCTTTCattatgttttttttcttttgttatttTGATCAAGAATCATTTTTTGTGCGTGGTTTTAATAATTTTTGCGGTGAATGAAACACTAGAGAAAGTGGCAAGTTTTGGATTGCAGCCAAACATGGTGATATACTTGATGAAAGCTTATAATTTAGAAGCTGTAACAGCTACAAGCTTACTGAGTGTATGGTCTGCTCTTTCACATGGATTGGCCCTTTTGGGTGCATTTATTTCTGATTCTTTCTTGGGCCGCTTTAGTGTTGTTGCTATTGGATCCATCTCCAGCCTTTTTGTATGTCCCATAACACTTCTCTTTAAGTTTATTAGTCAATTCAGCTTAATTGTTTCCTTTATGGGTGTGTATGGTATATTATGAAGGTAAATGTTTTATGGAAAATAAGTCAATTTCTGGTGTTTGgttgtcagaagatatatatttTGGGTAGGCTCACTTCAATTATTTCATTGTGAAGACTGCCCTTCCCCTAAATTCAGTAAGGATGTGCTACATTTCAATGAGTTGTGTAATTTAACTAAATCTTGAACTTAGTTGACAATGGAAGATGTTGTTTGGAAAATTGGTTTTGGGATTCCTGCCATCCTTATGCTTTTCTCTGTTTCAGTCTTCCTTTTAGGTTCTTCTCTGTATATCAAAGTTAATGCGAGTGAAAGCTTGTTCACTGGATTCTTTGAAGTACTTGTTGCGGCTGTTAGAAAAAGAAATACCAATCTTCACTCTGTTAACCATGAAAATTATTATCATCAATCGTCCGATTCTGAGATTCAAGCCTGGACAAACAACTTCAGGTATGAATCATTTGGAGTGTATCCTATGTTTAATTTTAGTTACATCAAGATAATAAGCCTGTTTTGCCAAGCTTCCAAAatttgcttattttaaaaaagtgtttttgTCTTAAGTCCTTTCGGAAAAAGTACTTTCGGGAAGTAGCAGTTTGTATttgactaatcaatttgaaaaacacttctGTCAATATTAGAGCGGTACTTTGTACTTGGCCCAAAGTGCTTCTAGGAaaagctaatttttttttaattatttttttttaaatgacaaTCAATTATTGAgtaattttttgaaaaacaaaggAAGCTCCACTTTAGAGATAGGTTTTTCGTCAACATCAAAATAGGTCAAGGGCGAGTTGACTAGACCATTCAACATCTGAAGGACTCTTACTGCTAGAACGACCGACCGACCGACGCTTGATTCATTCAAAGACTCAATGCTAATGCTCAAGGGTTCCCCGCTTTTAACTCAATCAAAGCGGGGGACCTGTATCACTTGACTACTTTATCCTTATATTTATACTAAGTATTCTAGTTTCTGAAAAACAACTTTTACTATtactcaaaagcacttatttATTCCCTAatagcttggccaaacacctcaattTTCTAAAATAAGCACTTCCGGAAAAAACATAAGCATTTTTGGCTTCCCCGAAGCTTGGCCAAATATGTCGTAGCCCCATGTATGTTACTATTAGCTGTGTTAGCTAAAGCTATACCTGTGTTTAGATATAAGCTTGCACAATTGAAGATCCTGAAAGAGATAGAAATAAATCCTGATGGATTCGCTTCAAATCCATGGAGACTCTGTAGTGTAGAACAAGTAGTATCTTTGAAGTCTCTTCTTAGAGTTGTTCCCATGTGGTCCAGCAACATTATGGTTCAGTTGAGCTTAAACCAATTTTCGTTTTCCACACTTCAAACAAAGACAATGGATAGACATATCTTTTCGGATTTTGAAATACCAGCCGGATCTTTTTCTGTCTTTATAAGCACACTAATAATATGGATTGACTTCTATGGTCGTGCTTTCGTGCCAATGATGGGAAGACATACAAGACAGCCAGGAGGCTTAGTTCTCTCTTCTGCAGCAATGACACTTTCAGCTATAACAGAAGGCATAAGGCGGCACATAGCAAATTATGCATCAGTAAACATGTTGGCTATGTGGTTCATGCCACAGTACGTGCTTCTTGGACTAGCTGACGCTTTCAACGCAATCTGATTGGTAGAGTTCCTTTACTCTGAGCTTCgaaaagcatgtctagttttgtTGTGGCTATTTTCACACTTGGGATGGCTGTATCTCGCTTTTTTGGGAGTCTTGTAGTGAATGTTGTGGATAGTGTTACCTCATGTGGAGGTGGAATCAGCTGGTTGTCAAGTAATATTAACAAGGGTCACTTAGATTATCACTACTGGTTACTTGCTTTCTTCAATATTATTAACTtcctttattttcttctcatttgTCGATACAATTATCCTGACCAGGAAGTCGAAGAAAAACAATCCAAATACAGTAATCAGGGAGCTTGATATGTATCTGATACTATCTGTTGTTGTACTAGAACATATGTATATGTTAATTATCAACTGAAACTGGAGAATCTTCTTTCTCTGCCTTAATTAAAAATTCAGCTAGATCTTTTGTTCTCCCGGCTTCCAAGAAAGCCTTTACCAATTTAACGTATAATTTCTCGGTAGGCTGGAGAATTCCACGTTCAGTTGTAATAAATTCAATTTGCTTCTGCAACTTAATTACCAAGACATCAAGTAAGTCTTTAGCAATGGTCTGCAGTTTTGAGAACTTTCTGTCTCTACAGAGATGAGAGATCTTCATATGATACTAAGTTTTTCGATTCATCTGGTTTTCGATGATGTGCATCCTCTGGGGGAATATTTAAACGTGATGCATCATTTCTAGAAGCGTCTAGTAGCAAACTAGCTACACCAAGAGATTTTTTAGCTTTCTCTGCCTTGCGAAGCATTTCTAGAACCATGTGTGATGTAGATTCAAGATCTCCAAATTTCAGAGAGCATGAAAGCAAACAATTATAGAACTGACGAAACTGCATCCCGGTCACGTTAGGGGCCTCTTCCATGTCTCTGTTAAGCTTCTTGAGCTCCTCCCTTCGTCCATTCTTCTCATAAATATGAGCCATTATGATTAGTAAGGTAGCATCAGCTTTCAAATTGATTCGAGGCATCATGTCAAGGAGCTGCTCTGCTTTTCTAGTAGTTCCAAACAGAAGACATCCAGCTAAAGCAATGTTAAAACAGGTAGCATTTAGGCTTCATGGAAAGCAGAGGTTCGTTGCACTTTTTACGCGGATCAACTCTTCCATCCTGAAATAAGTAACCTATTTCAAGAACCAATTCAACGGCATGGTATGCTCCAGTGGAGGTTTGTGACATATAAGCCAGGATCGCAGACCAGCACTCACAGGCGGCTAATTTTCTTTTTCGACAAGCTTCCTAATAAGAGTAGATGCGGGAATAGGTAATCCACGTTTGGCAAAAGCTAAAGAGAGATAGATAAGAGTATTTCTCCCAAGCAAGTCATGTTTGTTCTCCTCAAATGCTTGTTCAACCAAGCTATAAGCGCTCTCCAGCTGCCACAAGTTTATTAACAATTGATTTTCTAGGAAATCCTGCCATTTGAATGTGGCGCTCATACAAAGCCCATGCATCGTCAAGTTTATCTTCATCGATCACACTTTCTAACTCCTCAGATATTTTACCAAGGTGTTGAGCCTGGAAAAGGATTGTCCCAGAAATGGTCGAAAATGGAGCAGTCTGACCAAATGCAGTGCGATTGACTCCACTCTGAATCTCTACATTGCCCCAAAAGAAGCGAGCTGAACGGTTGACAATCTCACTACTCCAACCAGACTGAATTGTtgtttttgagaaggtaacataACCAGACTGAATTGTATTTCTGAAAACTATATAATATAACCAGACTGAATTGTATTTCTGAAAACCATATAATTACCATTGACAGCAAACAACCGAAGCAAAGAATAAGGGCAAGCTGTTAACCCCAAGTTCAACTTCCAGAGAGTGATCATTTTCTCCAAGTAGCATTCCTAGCTCTTCATTTCATGCTGAATCTTGGTTGACAAAGGAATTATACGTAAGAGAATATTTTCCCTGTCTGTTTTCATTCATTCCATAGGTTCATATACATCATGTACAtcataattgtaggctacaaattaggaactaatttgactaattgaTTCTAACGTATGCTATCCAAAAATAgaatattacaaaatatatggAACTAAATATGTACAGACtctaacacacccccgcagtcgaagcgggaggtttacgaacggttagactgtcccgaaaatcatcaaagagtacgcgcggaagacctttggtgaagatgtcggcaatctgataacgggacggtacatgtaggacacgaacctctccacgtctaaccttctcacgaacaaagtgaatgtccatttcaatatgcttggtacgtTGGTGTTGTACCGGGTTTCCAGACAaataaatggcactcacattgtcacaatagacCAAAGTCGCTTTACGAATAGGACAATTGAGTTCAAGCAACAAATTTCTAATCCAAcaagattcagagacaacattagcaacccctctgTACTCAGCTTCAGCACTAGATTTagatagagtaggttggcgcttggaagaccaagaaatcaagttatccccaagaTAGACACAATAACCCGATGTGGAACATCGAGTGTCGGGACATCCTCCCCAATCAGCATCTGTATATGATAGTAGCGACTGTAGAGATGTTTTGTATAAATGTGTGCCAAAATCAATCATACCTCGAATGTAACGCAAAATGcgttttaatgcttccatatgATGGACTTTGGGATCATGCATAAACAAGCAAACCTGTTGGACGGCGTATGATATGTCTGGCCGAGTCAATGTCAAGTATTGCAAAGCACCTACCAGACGACGATACTTCGTGGGATCCTCATACGGGGCGCTTGAAGAAGCGTTGAGTTTTCCTTTGGTGTCAACTGGAGTGGGGCAAGGCTTACACTGTGACATGCCTGCCCTGTCAAGAATATCCTCTGCATAAGAACTCTGAGACATAAATAGGGTATTTTTGTCTCGGGAGACAGCAATccccaaaaaatagctcaacggacccaagtctttcattgcaaattccgtagctaacttggacataataccgagtctgagagagtctgaagatgcagttagaataatatcatccacatataacaaaatATAAGCAGTATCCTTTCCACGACAATAAGTGAAGAGAGAGTTGTCAGATGTACTATGCGAGAAACCAATGGTTGCCACATATTCAGCAAAACGCTGATACCAAGCCCGTGATGCCTGTTTCAAACCATAAAGAGACTTACgcaagagacagacatgatcaGGACGAGCTGGATCCCGGAATCCCAGAGGCTGATACATATAGACGGTCTCATTCAAATTGCCATGTAAGAAATCATTCTTTACATCAAGttggtgaatgggccaagagtgagatagagcaatagtaagaaccacacggatagttgccggcttgaccaccggactgaaagtctcatcacaatcaacaccttcccgttgagacctgccatcacctacaagacgggctttatgcctctcaaaagaaccatcagatttctttttatgccgaaaaatccataacgaccgaataatattagcatttggaggacgagggaccaactcccaagtcttactatcaataaaagcattatattcatcttgcatagcatttttccaattcgggtcattaaGGGCACCAACGGGATTCCGGGGAATGGGGGAGATGGAATTAGTGGTGGCACTTAAgacttgattatggtatttcaagtttggcttaaaaatcccatgttgACTACGTGTAGTCATGTGATGAACGGGTGGGGGACTGGCAGGGAGAGAGCTGCTGCCGTGGTGGGGCAGCGAGGGAGAAGGAGGGGCGGGCAGTGGGGGGACTGCCGGTTGGGCAGTGGCAGGAGGCGGTAGAAGCTGGCGGGCAGCTGGGGCAGTGGGGGTGCACTGCTGGGCAGTCGACGATGAAGAAGAGGAGGTGTGCGAGCTCGGGTGGTGGGTTGCAGGAGAGGGAGGGGGCTGCATTGGTGGAGCAGTGGCCTGGTCATGCAACAAATGAATTCTCAATGGGGAATTATCATCACCCAAAAAATCATAGGAGGTAGGCGATGgagtatttatttgtgaaaatgggAAGGAACTTTCATCAAACCACACATGCCGGGCTATGATTATTTTTCGGCTCGATAAATCATAGCATTTGTACCCCCTATGATTGGAAGGATATCCTAGGAAAACGCACGGAGTCGACCTAGATTGCAGTTTATGAATTTGTGTGGAGGGAAAGAGAGGAAAGCATAGACAGCCAAAAACTCGGAGATGAGAGTATGATGGATTCTTTTGATAAAGAATGTGAGTGGGTGTCTTATATGCTAAGATTTTAGAAGGGAGAATATTGTGTAGGTATGTCGCCATGGCTAAGGCGTGATGCCAATAGGAGGGGGCATAGATGCATGGGCAAGGAGAGTACGACCAATATTATTGATGGATTTAATTTTCCGTTCCGCCTTACCATTTTGCGGGGAAGTGTGGGGACAAGAAAAGCGGAAAAGCATCCCATTTTGTTCACAAAAATTATGAAAAGGACCATTATCAAATTCACGCCCGTTGTCACATTGAaaagttttgatttctttttcaaactgagtgcgaatgaaaatccggaaagacaagaaacaattataaacttgggactttgttttgatgggaaaagtccaaagaaaattagcgtaattgtcaagaaataaaacataatatctgtgaccagaagagctaagaacaggtgaagtccataaatcactgtgaacaatgtcaaagggcatagtagtagttgaaagagagtcataaaaaggcaatttaattaatttccccagagggcaagaatgacaaacattgtttcgagccttattacattcaatcaaattactactacgTAAAGAACTAAGAATAACATCTCCTGGATGACCTAAACGGGAGtgccaaatatgaggggagagaACACTAAAAGCAGATGGTGCGGAAGACGAGATGGCTCGATAATGTTTgaagaatggataaagatcacccgaactgtcacatctcatgagtttgctccccgtccgtaaatccttcacagagaagccaaaaggatcaaattcaacagaaaccatattatcgatagtaaatttacgaacggaaataaggtttttgatgagtttaggtgCATGTAAA carries:
- the LOC132635783 gene encoding protein NRT1/ PTR FAMILY 1.2-like, with protein sequence MAITEEEENLINHLPKCYTKGGLKTMPFIIVFLLGSSLYIKVNASESLFTGFFEVLVAAVRKRNTNLHSVNHENYYHQSSDSEIQAWTNNFRYKLAQLKILKEIEINPDGFASNPWRLCSVEQVVSLKSLLRVVPMWSSNIMVQLSLNQFSFSTLQTKTMDRHIFSDFEIPAGSFSVFISTLIIWIDFYGRAFVPMMGRHTRQPGGLVLSSAAMTLSAITEGIRRHIANYASVNMLAMWFMPQYVLLGLADAFNAI